In Macaca nemestrina isolate mMacNem1 chromosome 10, mMacNem.hap1, whole genome shotgun sequence, the genomic window CTTTCTATGAAAATCAGCATGGGGAGTCCTCACAGTCCTCAGATAACATCATTTCATTCAACACCGTTTCATCACAACATCAGTGAGAAAAGAAATCGATACACCTTGAGGGCCATGGTCTGTGTGGAGAAGCACGTTCTGCATGGGTTTTTTCCCATCCcccagtttcctcccacatctcAGAGCCATGCATATTAGGTGAACTGACGCATCTCCATGGTCCcagagtgagtgtgggtgtgtgactGGCCCTGCGAAGGAACCACGTCCTGTCCAGGGTGGGTCCTGCCTTGTACCCGGAGCTGCCGGGATAGGCTCCAGCCACCCACAACTCTGAACTGGAATGAACaggttggaaaatgaatgaatgaatgaatgaatgaatacaaattataaGAACTTGTAAAGTCTACCATCATCATACAAGTGCTCGACAGTGCGTGTCGGTACAAAAGTGCTCAGTGACCCACACATTTGTTCCTGTTGGTGCTGGAGCtgtgggtggggggaaggggcTGCGCCTGGGGAGGTCTCGCTCTGCAAACATTTACTGCCTCATTTAACCACCACAGGACTGCCGGACTGCCGTCACTCACTGCCTCGCCAAACAGTGAGTAGTTCTCActtgtttttattcatctttcttaaaTGTCCATAGAGCTCATATGTGCCTCAATGTTTAACACTTTAAGTGTTTTGGGTCTTTCTTTAGAAGTTTGGCAATATTTTTATGACCAGAAACATGCTGTGGGAACTTAACTTTTGTTTCCACCGtgcaaggaaaataaatctcagtaccccaaactcactaagccaaagggaaaagtcaagctgggaactgcctcaggcaaacctgcctcctattttattcctaaataatgTGGCTACAAGAGAAAAAAGGTACATACAGACCTCCCTCACAGTTTGTCTACAAGGAAATGCCTCGTGGGCCTCAAGATCTCTACCCGGAAAGGCTTCTGCtgaatttcaccctggcaatgCAGTTGCCAGCTGATCTTCCCAGGGGTGGGACAGGGCGTCATCCCTcagctcacctgagacaaatacCTAtatgattgcttcctctgccctgtgTAAAATGCAGCTTCACTGAGCCACACTAAGGTGTAAGTCACTATTCCTCTACCCCCACTCACAAGTCAATTGTGTATTCACCGAAAGGCCTATAAAAATCTCAAAACAATGCAATCCTTTGTCTCTTGTCCACCTATAACCTGGAAGGCCCCCACCTTTGTgttttcctgcctttccagatGGAACCAATGTACACCTTACACCTACTgactgatgtcttatgtctccttaaaatttataaaaatgtataaaagcaagctgtgccCCAAGTACCTGGGGCACATgctgtcaggacctcctgaggctgtcacaGCATGTCCTTAACCCTGGGAAAGTAAACTTTCTAAAaggattgagacctgtctcagatacgtTGGGTTCATACTCTCAGTTGTGAACTCCAAGTATATCAACACCTGTCGATGGGTTTAGTGAGGGGCCTACTGTGTGTGTCTTCAGTGGGGACTGGAACTGAATCTGTGACAACTTCCTGCCCCACAGTGCCCCTCCAAAACAGGAAAGTGAGCGCGCACCTACTCCATATACGCAGGTAGTTCTGCCGCTGGCGAGACCGCAGCATCCTCTCCACCCACTGCCTGTGTCTCAGCTCTGAGGCAATGGTGACCTGGCCAGACATGTGGTGACACTGCTTGCCGATGCTTTGGAGCACAACCAACACTTCCAGCACAATCCTGGGGCAGAAGAGGGTAGGAAAGGGTGTGCTGCAGAGCTCACGGAGCAGCTGGGGCCACCTGCAAACAGAGTCAGACTTGGAGCAGGCATTGTGATCCTCACCTGTACCTCACTCTCCTGTACCTGCAAGGCTGCGGCTTTCTGGGAGCCAGGGCTAGCTGCGTATCACTGGTGGGTCTGCAGGGACAACTGTGACATGCGGCAAGTGTTAATTAAATACACTGAATTGTGGCAAACAGAATGTGACATTCATAGCCTCATCAGATGTGCCGCGCTTGCACAGAGATTGTCAAAACTGATCTCATAATTCCTCTTGGAGTAGTAACAGTGGGATTCTAAGACTActttataaaatctaaaacataGGAAATGTCTAAGTTTGCTATGCTAATCTGCAGAATCAATGTTTCAACAGTTGTCAGGATGTCCTGGAACTTACGTCTCAGTAGGAAGATGATCCAAGTCCTTTAAAACACAATGATTCTCAGGCACATGGTGATACAGCTCATCCGTCATTTTTGTAATTAAAGAGTGGCTGGCATTTGTTTCAGAATTATCTTCtaatctgaaaaatagaaaatatttaaagatacatGACAATTAAAATGCCCACATTAGTGCCCATGCACAATAATGGTTAATGGTTCACTGAGCAGCAACCTGACTGTGAATCTTAGTTTCcccaaatataaaatgtaaaaagccaCCATCACGGGGCAGTGGAGAAAGAAACGATGCCCCATGTGAAAAGCAAAGTCCAATGATGACTGATGACGAGACGATGAACCACCTGCATATTCCTCCTGCTGAACAAGTATGTCTGCTGTTGTCTACGATTCCAGAATGCATGCCTCCATCCCCACTTCTCTCCTGAGCTTCAGAcccatctttctttctgcctACTCAGTAGTTCTCATGGACGCCATTGTCTACCCACAAAACCTGCCCCTCATTCCATGTTCAGTCTCCACCAGGGCCCCAGGCCAGCTGGAAGATTGCATTCAGCATCACTTGCAGCTCCTCACAGCCACCAAGGCCCAGAaattcctccttccccttttatCTTCCAACAGCCTCGCTAAAGAAGAAATGCTGCTGAAACTAACAGTACCAGACAAGCTTGATGTCAGCCAGGCCCCAGGATGCCACGTACCTGACTGCTTCCCAAGTGAGTTCTTCGGGGAAAGGCAGCAGAGCCCAAACCCTGATACTCTCCTCAAAGCTCAGCACCTGggatgaaatattttattgactttGTAGATTTCACGGTAACTTCCTAGAAAATCTGTTTTTAGATTGTTATGGATGTTACATCACTCTCTAGAAAATACGTAtctataaaattattacaaattctaaacattttaaaaccagaGGGCGGGTGTCAGTTCTTCACTACAGATGGGGGAAGGCTGGGGAAACCACTAGGGGATTGGTAGGGAGTGAACGTCTGGGGTGGCTATGACCATATCCACAGGTTCTTTCGACACCTGCCATTGAGAGGGAGGACCCCACCAAATCTGCACGAGCTCTGATGACTGGCCTGGAACCAGCAGAACACAGCAGGTGTGAAGATGCTGCGTGTTATGCAAAGCCATGTCAGAGGCGCAAGTGCCTCTCCAGTTCAGGCCGCGCTCGGGGTGCAGCCGCTGTCACCTTGAGACTGTCCCTGCAGGACCCCCATGAGACCTCTGGCCAACTTCCAGTCTTCTCAGATGCAACATCCACGAAGCCCTGGGGGACCACAGCCGTCCACACCCAGGCCAGGCCACAGGACAGATCCCTTGGCAGATGCTCCCCATTTCTAACCCACTAGCACATGAGCAAGTCAAACGGTGGCTGGTGACACCACGGAGCGTGAGTGGTCTCAACAGCAGGAATAACCGAAGCCCTGGATGCAAAGCTGCCTGAATACCTGTGAGATGCCAGGAGGGGGACAGGAAGTGGTAAGGACCCAAATAGCCACCGTGGGGCGCAGGAGAGGATGGTCTGGAGCCTCAGCGGCTCTGGTTGGAAGACAAAGGCTGCCTTCTTGAAGCTCCTCTTCCTTCCTAAATCTTCCCTTCCCCCTACCTGCCCACCTCTACCTTCCTAAGGGCTTGCGCTTGGAAAGCATGGCAATCCCCACTGGTAAAGCTGATCTGCGGCGCCAACGGGGAATGGCATCCGACCAGTGCAGCCCGATGCTCTGCCTCCAAGCCACACCTCCAGGAGGCTGTTTTCCCAACTTCACTGCTGACAACCCCCTTCTGACAGTATTTTCCTTAAGGCATTCTCAAGGAGGCCTCCGACTTCTCAAGGCACCATTTCTTTAAAGCCCCTTTGCAAATCTCTCCTGACCCGCTGTGTGTTGATTTTACAGCTTCCTTTTAGAGGTAGTCTCATTTATGAATTTTCACCTGCACAGCTGTCACGATGCTTATATTCTTGGGGACTGTCTTTTTCATCCCCTTGCACTACCCTTGTATCCTCCCGTAAGTAGAATAAAGCACCTTTACTGATTGCCAAATTGGAACTTCCTGGCAGAAATgcttaaaaaattgtttgtttcAGTAAGTTAACAAAAGCTAGTCCATGTAGGAGAAGAAAAACTGACATTACTCACCACTGACAAATAAAAACTGCTCCCAGCTCTGCGTTACTGCCTACAGCAATAAAAGCCTGCCAGGGGATTCAGCAAAAACACTTCCCAGTGCTCATCCATTTAACACTAAAAACCTCAGTGCCATCAGCACTGCATTACTTTCAACAGCGAGACATGGAACTTGAGGCTCAGAAGACTAAGCAACCAGGCCAGGGCCACAGCAAGCACCACGCTGGCTAGAAAGCTGGATCTGCCCAACTCAAAGTCTGACTCAGCAGTCAAACTGCACCCTTCCAGCATCTCTGCAAAAGACAGGTGGTTTCAGAGACGTACACACCCCTCCCAGCACCCTGCATTCGGCATACCTGTGTTTTAAGCTGAAAAACTGGATGGCAGCGAGAACTATAGCCTTCTGCAAGACTAATCAACAATTCTACTGCTGCTTTTTCCTAGTTTAGAGAAAACAGTGGCTACTATCGTGTTTGGGTAGACTTTTAGTTTTCTTCTATTGAACTGTAGGCCAATTAGAGTCCCCATTTCTCATTATCTTTCTTCAAACAATTTTTTGCAGCTAGAAAAGCAAACGCTTCACTAAAATAGGTTTCACATGGCAAGGAAATCACAgccaataaaatgattttaaatggaGGCCATTAACAATAATAGATCACAAATGCCACACCCACCCTCTGTGCACAAAACTGgagatgaataagaaaaaaaggattcCAAACAATTGGAAATTTAACTAGGAAATAGTTACTTAAACACTAAAAAACAAtacaactaaaaaaaaacacataatcatTTAATTGCTaagcaaatacatatttttacaagCATAAAAATTACATCATTTGAAGCTGATATAACCACATAACTTAAAAATCCAAGTCAGTCAGCTGAAACCTATGAGAAACAAAGTCAGTGAATTGATAGTTGACAAATTAAAAAATCTGTAACTACCTacaattctttttacttttcttttttct contains:
- the LOC105489256 gene encoding endoplasmic reticulum membrane-associated RNA degradation protein-like, which translates into the protein MTDELYHHVPENHCVLKDLDHLPTETWPQLLRELCSTPFPTLFCPRIVLEVLVVLQSIGKQCHHMSGQVTIASELRHRQWVERMLRSRQRQNYLRIWSSIRLLSPVLSLIRFLITLQLVNGKNSVHGKNEQSPCCSWEECA